A single region of the Candidatus Chlorobium masyuteum genome encodes:
- a CDS encoding DUF2141 domain-containing protein: MKTALPLALLLLLPATKPLVAENVVPASSAIYQTGSITVHIKGLKNPDGMLGFALYTTKRGFPDKPDCAFATKVCKNGSSSIDATFENIPYGSYAVSVLHDENSNGRMDKNFIGIPNEGFGVSNNPKIRRGPPSFSEALFSLDTSKLELSISMNYF, encoded by the coding sequence ATGAAGACAGCTCTCCCGCTTGCACTCCTCCTGCTTTTGCCGGCAACGAAGCCGCTGGTTGCAGAAAATGTAGTTCCGGCAAGCTCAGCGATATATCAGACCGGCTCAATCACCGTTCATATCAAGGGGCTTAAAAATCCCGACGGCATGCTTGGCTTTGCACTCTATACCACCAAGAGAGGCTTTCCCGACAAACCTGATTGCGCCTTTGCAACAAAAGTATGTAAAAACGGAAGTTCCTCAATTGACGCCACATTTGAAAATATCCCCTACGGATCCTATGCCGTAAGTGTGCTGCACGATGAAAACAGCAACGGCAGAATGGACAAGAACTTTATCGGCATTCCAAATGAGGGGTTCGGTGTTTCAAACAACCCTAAAATCAGGCGTGGTCCGCCATCATTCAGTGAAGCACTTTTTTCGCTTGACACCTCAAAGCTTGAGTTGAGTATTTCAATGAACTATTTCTAA
- a CDS encoding nitroreductase family protein, whose amino-acid sequence MTRDMNNTIETILRRRSIRAYEPRQLEEDALNTILQAGQYAPSAMGQQPWHFTVIEHHDKLETFQRACKNVFLYSDNAALRETAAKDGYHVFYHAPMLLIISADSYAVAPREDCVLAMENMLLAAASLGIASCWVHSPLILYQSDGGPQTFAEIGVRFPEGHQPYASAVFGYSAQPWPDAAPRKPGTVTRIA is encoded by the coding sequence ATGACCAGAGATATGAACAATACCATAGAAACAATTCTCAGGCGACGGAGTATCCGCGCTTACGAGCCGCGGCAGCTTGAAGAAGATGCGCTGAACACCATTCTCCAGGCAGGGCAGTATGCTCCGAGTGCCATGGGCCAGCAGCCATGGCATTTTACGGTAATAGAGCATCACGACAAGCTTGAAACCTTTCAGAGGGCCTGCAAAAATGTTTTTCTCTACTCTGACAATGCAGCACTCCGCGAAACGGCAGCCAAGGATGGTTATCATGTCTTTTACCATGCGCCGATGCTTCTCATCATCTCCGCCGACAGCTATGCCGTTGCTCCCCGGGAGGATTGTGTGCTCGCCATGGAAAATATGCTGCTTGCTGCCGCCTCCCTCGGTATCGCTTCCTGCTGGGTCCATTCACCCCTCATCCTCTACCAGAGTGACGGTGGTCCCCAGACTTTTGCTGAAATCGGCGTGCGGTTCCCGGAGGGTCATCAACCCTATGCTTCAGCTGTTTTCGGCTACAGTGCCCAGCCCTGGCCGGATGCCGCACCAAGAAAACCCGGCACGGTTACCCGGATAGCGTGA
- a CDS encoding YnbE family lipoprotein encodes MKKSTIRLLTLFSFTSAALLSACSPTVKVEAPDKPIVINMNIKIDHEIRIRVDRELDNLLDTKKGLF; translated from the coding sequence ATGAAGAAATCAACCATCCGTCTGTTAACCCTCTTCTCTTTTACTTCAGCTGCACTCCTGAGTGCGTGCAGCCCGACGGTAAAAGTTGAAGCTCCCGATAAACCCATTGTGATCAACATGAACATAAAAATCGATCACGAAATCAGAATCAGAGTTGACCGTGAACTGGACAACCTGCTTGACACCAAAAAAGGATTATTCTAA
- a CDS encoding YdbL family protein: MRTIQRIASKTALLIMLALSITLPAYALDLETARSSGLAGEVDNGLLALPPGASSAAQELITTINNSRRAEYAKVAAQNNLTLDVVGAMMYEKIYSRLPAGTWVQVRGNWVKK; encoded by the coding sequence ATGAGAACCATACAGCGAATTGCGTCCAAAACAGCCCTCTTGATCATGCTTGCGCTCAGCATTACCCTCCCGGCATATGCGCTTGACCTTGAAACTGCCCGATCCAGCGGTCTTGCCGGAGAGGTGGATAACGGGCTGCTTGCCCTTCCTCCCGGAGCCTCATCTGCTGCTCAGGAGCTGATTACCACCATCAACAACTCCCGCCGCGCAGAGTATGCAAAAGTTGCAGCACAGAACAACCTGACGCTTGATGTCGTCGGTGCCATGATGTACGAAAAAATCTACTCACGGCTTCCGGCAGGTACGTGGGTTCAGGTCAGGGGCAACTGGGTAAAAAAGTAA
- a CDS encoding FAD/NAD(P)-binding protein yields MKIVDRHDEAPGVRTMKLEFQDPADHELFKETYRTGMFGLYGVYGEGESTFCVASPETRKEYIECTFRESGRVTSALARADIGDLVTFRGPYGNRFPLEEFYGKNLLFIAGGIALPPTRSVIWSCLDQREKFGKVTIVYGARTVADLVYKHELEEWMQRDDVELVLAVDPGGESPDWKHRIGFVPTVLEEAAPSPDNCVAVLCGPPIMIKFTLISLKKLGFDESNVYTTLENRMKCGLGKCGRCNVGSIYVCKEGPVFTAEEVSRMPAADL; encoded by the coding sequence ATGAAAATCGTCGACCGCCACGACGAAGCGCCCGGCGTAAGAACCATGAAGCTGGAGTTTCAGGACCCGGCCGATCATGAGCTCTTCAAGGAGACCTACCGTACCGGCATGTTCGGGCTCTACGGTGTTTACGGAGAGGGTGAGAGCACCTTCTGCGTGGCAAGTCCGGAGACCCGCAAGGAGTACATCGAGTGCACCTTCCGTGAGTCGGGAAGAGTAACCTCGGCGCTTGCACGCGCCGATATCGGCGACCTTGTAACCTTCCGGGGGCCTTACGGCAACCGCTTTCCGCTTGAGGAGTTCTACGGCAAGAACCTGCTCTTCATTGCTGGAGGAATTGCCCTTCCTCCCACCAGAAGCGTTATCTGGTCATGCCTTGACCAGCGCGAGAAATTCGGCAAGGTAACCATTGTCTATGGCGCCCGCACTGTAGCTGATCTGGTCTACAAGCATGAACTTGAGGAGTGGATGCAGCGCGACGATGTGGAGCTGGTACTGGCGGTCGATCCGGGTGGAGAGTCGCCCGACTGGAAGCATCGTATCGGTTTTGTGCCGACCGTGCTTGAAGAGGCTGCCCCATCGCCCGACAACTGTGTTGCCGTGCTCTGTGGGCCGCCCATCATGATCAAGTTCACCCTGATATCGCTCAAAAAGCTCGGCTTTGATGAGTCAAATGTCTATACAACCCTTGAAAACCGCATGAAGTGCGGACTCGGCAAATGCGGCCGCTGCAATGTCGGTTCGATCTATGTCTGCAAGGAGGGACCGGTATTCACGGCTGAAGAGGTCTCCCGCATGCCGGCAGCTGATCTGTAA
- the murB gene encoding UDP-N-acetylmuramate dehydrogenase: MRELILPSFFESNVPLRERGYYAIGGTARFLARPESIADLAALLFWNREHRLPLAIMGKGSNIIFSDEDFPGIVLSLEGMQRIIWLSDEELLCEAGADNTLIAEELLKSGRSGGEWLYRLPGQIGSTVRMNARCFGGEVSAITAGILTLSLDGRLSWKPPEEVFHGYKHTALMENPEMVIAVLLRFSAQNPQEEIRRQMQAHELERDHKHHFDYPSCGSTFKNNYEAGRSSGRIFEELGFKGAVEGGAMVSRHHANFIYNTGGATAVDVLRLASRMKSAALEQAGIRLDLEVQCIGRFEQTLLDSCGVDCKPDRSDPAKGWAGLLYCPDDDDPLPPHFPRTLLNGPLVGYSALDRELPATAFVAVTQLRSLADGASDPEAPFLRWTTMHTDSALFACKPPLTSHGGTFVDGLWQYGVSELFIGDGGAGEAYLEFEMTPEGHWVALRFEGPRKRAAGYTELSADPWMRTMTMVNDEGSFGMEFSYTLLQPFISEGRLSLQCCMSTGRGEYGLFPWWNNPKKPADFHQPDRFFRVMLC, encoded by the coding sequence ATGCGTGAGTTAATCCTGCCCTCTTTTTTCGAATCCAATGTCCCTCTCCGGGAGCGGGGCTATTATGCCATTGGCGGCACTGCCCGTTTTCTTGCCCGGCCAGAAAGCATCGCTGATCTTGCCGCGCTTCTCTTCTGGAACCGCGAGCACCGGCTACCTCTTGCCATTATGGGAAAAGGGAGCAACATCATCTTTTCCGATGAGGATTTTCCCGGGATTGTACTCTCTCTTGAAGGGATGCAGAGGATCATCTGGCTCTCTGACGAGGAGCTCCTCTGTGAAGCGGGAGCAGACAACACCCTTATTGCCGAAGAGCTGCTGAAAAGCGGAAGGAGCGGCGGGGAGTGGCTCTACCGTCTTCCCGGTCAGATAGGATCAACCGTCAGAATGAATGCCCGCTGTTTCGGCGGCGAAGTTTCTGCGATCACCGCAGGGATTCTGACGCTCTCGCTGGACGGCCGGCTCTCCTGGAAGCCGCCCGAAGAGGTCTTTCACGGCTACAAGCATACCGCCCTGATGGAGAACCCGGAAATGGTAATTGCTGTTTTGCTTCGTTTTTCCGCACAGAACCCGCAGGAGGAGATCCGGCGTCAGATGCAGGCGCATGAGTTGGAGCGGGATCACAAGCATCATTTCGATTATCCGAGCTGTGGCTCCACCTTCAAGAACAACTATGAGGCCGGTCGATCAAGCGGCAGGATTTTTGAGGAGCTCGGCTTCAAGGGAGCAGTTGAAGGCGGGGCCATGGTCAGCCGGCATCATGCCAACTTCATCTACAATACGGGAGGGGCAACGGCTGTTGATGTGCTCCGGTTAGCCTCGCGCATGAAATCCGCTGCCCTGGAGCAAGCCGGTATCAGGCTCGATCTTGAAGTGCAGTGCATCGGACGTTTTGAGCAAACGCTGCTTGACTCCTGCGGTGTCGACTGTAAGCCGGACCGGAGTGATCCCGCTAAAGGGTGGGCCGGACTTCTCTACTGCCCGGATGATGATGATCCTTTACCGCCGCACTTTCCCCGGACTCTCCTCAACGGGCCGCTCGTCGGCTACTCCGCTCTTGATCGGGAGCTGCCTGCCACGGCTTTTGTTGCGGTGACTCAGCTCCGTTCACTTGCCGATGGAGCCTCCGATCCCGAAGCTCCCTTTCTCCGCTGGACAACCATGCACACCGATTCAGCGCTCTTTGCCTGTAAACCGCCCTTAACCAGCCATGGAGGCACTTTTGTTGACGGTTTGTGGCAGTACGGGGTCTCCGAACTCTTTATCGGTGATGGGGGTGCCGGAGAGGCATATCTTGAATTTGAAATGACTCCGGAAGGGCACTGGGTGGCGCTACGATTTGAGGGGCCGAGAAAAAGGGCGGCGGGGTACACCGAACTCTCGGCGGATCCATGGATGCGTACAATGACGATGGTAAACGATGAGGGGAGCTTTGGTATGGAGTTCAGCTACACACTGCTTCAGCCCTTTATTTCAGAAGGAAGACTCTCCCTGCAGTGCTGTATGTCGACGGGGAGGGGGGAGTACGGACTCTTTCCCTGGTGGAACAATCCGAAAAAACCGGCCGATTTTCATCAGCCGGACCGGTTTTTCAGGGTAATGCTCTGTTGA
- a CDS encoding intermembrane phospholipid transport protein YdbH family protein, which produces MKKWLPGTLVFLLLLLVLLPVAAWFSFPFVVPLLLNRALEGKPFRIELSGLTSPGLSGLGFRQLKASFTPPPDGCSDEPITFTLSLINGRLSFHPVLTYGPASWGFIPDNVDTEISLLADSLSLGTNPELFVFSDRTPRITARIKASRSRGLSITPLSLSYPVIDGKAGREKLRLEGVNYRVKLSEGGKWQQAVDTLRVAALYSDGTASPISNFTALFGSRRDPLKPCTLTLSNCSVDLFEWQASSQKIDYDLKDKKTSFTLSLAEIPLTGLPGFDRGGSKTPAASGRVSGSLPIEFQDSTVTVRNAALAATKGSRIIFYSKEKRALFSFDIGDAKGGDKLLHELNATIKLNSSNKKLSGLAIRSMSATLLGGKISSTPFSFDPSTRSSRFTIKLNNIKALERVKLHGDFKGSLHGSISGVVPITIEKSRFAISNARLYSSGGGKVTITTPRKKQSTEERMFSGANPDASYTFAEPDIVLTRSLDGSLTIRFKLSRLDRKTSSGELLLIAPLGTITLWKNRLHPDIVSLTDFSSGLLDGSLSIARVDYDMAKKSAETTLHVNNIPLQKLLDLQGTKKIFATGTIQGDIPIALKNELFEIRNGGMNAEQNGQIIYASTAEERAAANQGLRTTYEALSNFLYVHLNSSLSMTPDGKSVIAVQLKGNNPDFQNGRAVELNLNVEQNLLELMRSLSISSNVEEMISEKALKMQKK; this is translated from the coding sequence GTGAAAAAATGGCTGCCAGGCACGCTTGTTTTTCTCCTTCTGCTGCTGGTACTCCTGCCGGTGGCAGCATGGTTCTCTTTTCCCTTTGTGGTGCCATTGCTGCTCAACCGGGCTCTGGAAGGAAAACCGTTCCGGATTGAACTTTCCGGTCTTACATCTCCCGGCCTCTCTGGCTTGGGATTCCGCCAGTTGAAAGCCTCGTTTACCCCCCCTCCGGACGGGTGCAGCGATGAGCCGATAACCTTCACTCTCTCACTCATTAACGGCCGGCTCTCTTTTCATCCCGTGCTCACATACGGCCCAGCATCATGGGGGTTCATACCGGACAATGTTGATACCGAGATCTCCCTGCTGGCTGACTCTCTCTCTCTGGGCACCAATCCCGAGCTTTTTGTATTCAGTGACAGAACTCCCCGGATAACCGCCAGGATAAAAGCCTCCCGAAGCCGGGGGCTCTCCATCACACCGCTCTCTCTCTCCTACCCGGTAATTGATGGGAAGGCAGGTCGTGAAAAGCTTCGACTGGAAGGAGTAAACTACAGGGTAAAACTCAGTGAAGGGGGAAAGTGGCAGCAGGCCGTGGATACGCTCCGTGTTGCAGCTCTCTACAGTGACGGTACAGCTTCGCCAATCAGTAACTTCACGGCCCTTTTCGGCTCCAGGCGGGATCCGCTCAAACCCTGCACGCTGACGCTCAGCAATTGCTCCGTTGACCTCTTTGAGTGGCAGGCTTCATCACAGAAAATCGATTACGACCTTAAGGATAAAAAGACCAGTTTTACCCTCTCTCTGGCAGAAATTCCGCTCACCGGACTTCCGGGTTTTGACCGGGGCGGAAGCAAAACCCCTGCCGCCAGCGGCAGGGTAAGCGGATCACTGCCTATCGAGTTTCAGGACTCGACAGTAACCGTCAGAAATGCTGCGCTTGCGGCCACAAAAGGCTCCCGGATCATCTTCTACAGCAAAGAGAAGAGAGCCCTCTTCTCTTTTGATATCGGCGACGCCAAAGGGGGCGACAAGCTTCTGCATGAGCTCAACGCAACCATAAAACTTAACAGCAGCAACAAAAAACTTTCAGGACTTGCAATTCGAAGCATGTCGGCAACACTGCTCGGAGGAAAAATCTCCTCAACACCCTTCAGTTTCGATCCATCAACCAGAAGCAGCCGATTCACCATCAAACTGAACAATATCAAAGCTCTTGAACGGGTAAAACTGCACGGCGATTTCAAGGGATCACTTCATGGCTCCATCAGCGGAGTAGTGCCGATAACCATCGAAAAATCTCGCTTTGCCATCAGCAACGCCCGGCTCTACTCATCGGGAGGAGGAAAAGTAACCATTACAACTCCCCGCAAAAAGCAATCCACAGAGGAACGCATGTTCAGCGGTGCAAACCCCGATGCAAGCTACACTTTTGCGGAGCCTGATATCGTGCTCACCCGCTCGCTTGATGGAAGTCTCACCATCCGCTTTAAACTCAGCCGCCTCGACCGGAAAACATCATCAGGAGAGCTGCTGCTGATTGCTCCTCTTGGAACGATTACCCTCTGGAAGAACAGGCTTCATCCTGATATTGTATCACTGACTGACTTCAGTTCGGGATTGCTTGACGGTTCGCTCTCTATCGCACGCGTCGACTACGATATGGCAAAAAAAAGCGCGGAAACCACCCTTCACGTGAACAATATTCCCCTGCAGAAACTGCTGGATCTCCAGGGAACGAAAAAGATTTTTGCAACCGGTACGATCCAGGGCGACATCCCCATTGCCTTAAAGAATGAGTTGTTTGAAATTCGAAATGGAGGAATGAATGCCGAACAGAACGGTCAGATCATCTATGCCTCGACTGCGGAGGAGCGGGCTGCCGCCAACCAGGGGCTGCGCACAACCTATGAGGCGCTTTCAAACTTTCTTTATGTGCATTTGAATTCATCATTAAGCATGACCCCTGACGGCAAGTCTGTCATTGCTGTCCAGCTCAAGGGGAACAATCCCGATTTTCAGAATGGACGGGCGGTGGAGTTGAATCTCAATGTCGAACAGAATCTGCTTGAACTCATGCGAAGTCTCTCCATCTCTTCAAATGTCGAAGAGATGATTTCGGAGAAAGCACTGAAAATGCAGAAAAAATAG
- a CDS encoding sll1863 family stress response protein, which translates to MERKLFISKFDRQLKAWDRDIAKLEKKAEKITQNLKQHIETVKHQREAASTKATDLMHSSEEAWNEVKYGAERAMTDLKKAFKKAKSKF; encoded by the coding sequence ATGGAACGGAAACTATTCATCAGCAAGTTCGACCGCCAGCTCAAGGCGTGGGACCGCGATATCGCAAAGCTTGAAAAGAAAGCGGAAAAAATCACACAGAACCTCAAGCAGCATATCGAAACCGTAAAGCATCAGCGGGAAGCAGCTTCGACAAAAGCAACCGATCTTATGCACAGCAGCGAGGAGGCGTGGAATGAAGTTAAATACGGTGCTGAAAGGGCGATGACCGACCTGAAAAAGGCGTTCAAAAAAGCAAAATCGAAGTTCTGA